Proteins from one Cellulosilyticum lentocellum DSM 5427 genomic window:
- a CDS encoding helix-turn-helix domain-containing protein: MRIHSDKAFNISPPHSLLDQYVLFYNIVFPKQNMFVEHYTLMPDACGTLSLAYNGKDILAELWGASVTPTLLGAEPNQYQVMLLIQLSPCGLYQITHCHQAEFADKRMPLKDVDKELFNSLCRAFETANNVTELFSMCDKILYNYMAYCVVSDALFFATKTISDHQGQILVAELAKKVGYSQRHLNRLFLMQIGMNVKSYTRLVRFNDVLRHIQKSPCFFAALSQQTGYFDQAHFDKDFKAISGVTPENYLKYMSDFYYDATEVSTILSSRRG, translated from the coding sequence ATGCGTATTCATAGTGATAAGGCCTTTAATATCAGCCCACCACATAGTCTACTTGATCAATATGTCCTCTTCTATAATATAGTTTTCCCAAAGCAAAATATGTTCGTAGAACATTATACGCTTATGCCGGACGCATGTGGCACATTGTCTCTTGCCTATAATGGAAAAGATATTTTAGCTGAGTTATGGGGGGCTTCTGTAACCCCTACTTTGCTTGGAGCTGAACCCAACCAATATCAAGTTATGCTATTGATACAACTTTCACCTTGTGGATTATATCAAATAACACACTGCCACCAAGCTGAATTTGCGGATAAGCGTATGCCGCTCAAAGATGTGGATAAGGAGCTTTTTAATTCCCTCTGCCGTGCTTTTGAAACCGCAAACAATGTAACAGAATTATTTAGTATGTGTGATAAGATTCTATATAACTATATGGCGTACTGTGTTGTTTCAGATGCTTTGTTCTTTGCGACAAAAACCATTTCAGATCATCAGGGTCAAATACTTGTTGCGGAACTGGCTAAAAAGGTCGGTTATAGCCAGCGGCATTTAAACCGTCTTTTCTTAATGCAGATTGGAATGAACGTCAAAAGCTATACCCGTCTTGTTCGTTTTAATGATGTATTAAGGCATATACAAAAATCGCCATGTTTCTTTGCGGCGTTGTCGCAACAAACCGGATATTTCGACCAAGCTCATTTTGATAAAGATTTTAAGGCCATTAGCGGCGTTACCCCTGAAAACTATTTGAAATACATGTCTGATTTTTACTATGATGCCACAGAGGTATCCACTATA
- a CDS encoding DUF5131 family protein: MAMWNPWRGCHRYSEGCKYCYIHKGDDKRGIDTNVIVRTDKFNVPIEKNKSGEYKIKAGQTVYLGFSTDFLIEDADIWRQECWKMIKERSDLHFIFLTKRIDRFMNCIPVDWNDGYDNVTVGCTVENQETADYRLSIFSTLPIKHKNIICQPLIEKVNIEKYLKDIELVVVGGESDKDARPFHYDWVLDIREQCIRNNIHFEFRQCGTHFIKDGKYYKLSVRDLCSQAKKANINC, from the coding sequence ATGGCTATGTGGAACCCATGGCGTGGCTGTCATAGATATAGTGAGGGCTGTAAATACTGTTATATTCATAAAGGCGATGATAAGCGGGGCATAGATACAAATGTCATTGTCCGCACAGACAAATTTAATGTTCCTATTGAGAAAAATAAATCAGGGGAATACAAAATTAAAGCAGGGCAAACCGTTTATCTTGGCTTTTCAACTGATTTTTTAATTGAAGATGCCGATATATGGAGACAGGAATGTTGGAAGATGATCAAAGAGCGTTCAGACTTGCATTTTATTTTTCTCACAAAAAGAATTGATCGATTTATGAACTGTATTCCCGTAGATTGGAACGATGGATATGATAACGTAACTGTTGGCTGTACAGTAGAAAACCAAGAGACTGCCGATTATCGTCTTTCCATTTTTTCTACCCTACCTATTAAACACAAAAATATTATTTGCCAACCTTTAATTGAAAAAGTCAATATTGAGAAGTATTTAAAAGATATAGAACTGGTGGTAGTCGGCGGCGAGTCTGATAAAGATGCTAGGCCATTTCATTATGATTGGGTACTTGATATAAGAGAGCAATGTATACGAAATAACATTCATTTTGAATTTCGGCAATGTGGCACTCATTTTATCAAGGATGGTAAATATTATAAATTGTCAGTTCGGGATTTATGTTCTCAGGCAAAAAAAGCCAATATCAACTGCTAA
- a CDS encoding carbohydrate kinase family protein — protein sequence MSSIVCVGEMLVDFVCENVGVKLSEGNNFIKKAGGAPANVSAAIAKLGGSSIFVGKVGNDSFGRFLYDTLSKLGVDTRYCLFDKEYATTLAFVSLDENRERDFEFIRGADERLNISEIDLDDFKESAIIHLGSATALLGGSLYETYLGFVAYCKTNDKVISFDPNYRQDLYKSKKDIFIQRSKEIIKVADIVKVSLEEGVLITGIEEVDGIVSEIHRMGAKVVIVTLGKKGSVLSIDNKKRIIPSIEVNMIDATGAGDAYVGAVLYLLAATDNVKDTLNNIEKMSEIISLANKVGAKTTEKYGAIEAIPYLEEVQS from the coding sequence ATGTCCAGTATTGTATGTGTAGGTGAAATGCTAGTAGATTTTGTTTGTGAAAATGTGGGAGTAAAGCTATCAGAGGGAAATAATTTTATAAAAAAAGCAGGAGGAGCACCAGCAAATGTAAGTGCTGCTATAGCTAAATTAGGTGGAAGCTCCATTTTTGTGGGAAAAGTAGGAAATGATAGCTTTGGTAGATTTTTATATGATACGCTAAGTAAACTTGGTGTTGATACAAGATACTGTTTATTTGATAAAGAATATGCAACAACTTTAGCATTTGTGTCCTTGGATGAAAATAGGGAGAGAGATTTTGAGTTTATAAGAGGAGCAGACGAAAGATTAAATATAAGTGAGATAGACTTAGATGATTTTAAAGAAAGTGCTATTATTCACCTAGGAAGCGCAACTGCATTACTAGGAGGTAGCTTGTATGAAACCTATTTAGGATTTGTAGCATATTGTAAAACTAATGACAAAGTCATTAGTTTTGACCCTAATTATAGACAGGACTTGTATAAAAGTAAAAAGGATATTTTTATACAAAGATCTAAGGAGATTATTAAAGTAGCAGATATTGTTAAAGTCTCATTAGAAGAAGGAGTTCTCATAACAGGAATAGAAGAAGTAGATGGTATTGTTAGTGAAATACACCGTATGGGAGCAAAAGTTGTAATTGTAACTTTAGGAAAAAAAGGATCAGTCTTATCTATAGATAATAAGAAAAGGATCATTCCAAGCATAGAAGTAAATATGATTGATGCAACGGGAGCAGGAGATGCATATGTGGGTGCTGTACTTTACTTATTAGCTGCAACAGATAATGTTAAAGATACTTTGAATAATATAGAAAAAATGAGTGAGATTATTAGTCTTGCTAATAAGGTAGGTGCCAAGACCACAGAAAAATATGGTGCCATTGAAGCAATTCCCTATTTAGAGGAAGTACAAAGCTAA
- the gtfA gene encoding sucrose phosphorylase, whose protein sequence is MSIKNEIMLITYADSIGKDLKDLKFVLETYLKNIVGGVHILPFYPSSADRGFAPMEYYQVDPKFGTWKEIEQISESYYTMYDFMINHISKSSVYFKDFLENKDESIYKDLFIKYSEFWTNGYPTQEQIDLIYKRKPRAPYIDVEFKDGTKEKIWCTFDEEQIDLDISKKATKDFIKENLKFMCENGAALIRLDAFAYATKKEGSNCFFIEPDTWEILEYCKNIVEEYGVALLPEIHEHYSIQKKIAEKGYYVYDFALPMLVLHALYSGTNKRLINWFNTCPKKQFTTLDTHDGIGIVDVKDLMTDEEIEQTKSNLYEQGANVKRKYSSTAYNNLDIYQVNCTYYSALGDNDAAYLLARAIQFFAPGIPQVYYVGLFAGKNDIELLEKTKNGRDINRHYYTLEEIQQETQRDVVNKLFKLMAFRNNYKAFDGEMIIHPTEYENKLKIEWINNEYRAVLEADLKQKSFNILYKDIAEAVFKQLEL, encoded by the coding sequence ATGAGTATAAAAAATGAAATTATGCTAATTACCTATGCAGATAGTATAGGTAAAGACTTGAAAGATTTAAAATTCGTTCTAGAGACATATCTAAAAAATATTGTAGGGGGAGTACATATTCTACCTTTTTATCCTTCTTCAGCAGATAGAGGATTTGCACCTATGGAATATTATCAAGTAGATCCTAAATTTGGCACCTGGAAGGAGATAGAGCAGATTAGTGAGTCTTATTATACAATGTATGACTTTATGATTAATCATATCTCGAAATCATCTGTATATTTTAAGGATTTTCTAGAGAATAAAGATGAGTCCATTTATAAGGATTTGTTTATTAAGTATAGTGAGTTCTGGACCAATGGTTACCCAACACAAGAACAAATTGATTTGATTTATAAAAGAAAACCACGTGCACCCTATATTGATGTAGAGTTTAAGGATGGAACAAAAGAAAAAATATGGTGTACATTTGATGAGGAACAGATAGATTTAGATATTAGTAAAAAAGCTACTAAAGATTTCATTAAAGAAAATTTAAAGTTTATGTGTGAAAATGGAGCTGCTCTCATTCGATTGGATGCCTTTGCTTATGCCACCAAAAAAGAAGGAAGTAATTGCTTTTTTATAGAACCTGATACATGGGAAATTCTTGAGTATTGCAAAAACATAGTAGAAGAGTATGGAGTGGCGTTATTACCAGAAATTCATGAACACTACTCAATACAGAAGAAAATTGCAGAAAAAGGCTATTACGTATATGACTTTGCATTACCAATGTTAGTTCTTCATGCCCTATATAGTGGGACTAACAAAAGATTAATTAATTGGTTTAATACATGTCCTAAAAAGCAATTCACTACTTTAGATACACATGATGGAATAGGGATAGTAGATGTAAAAGATTTAATGACAGATGAGGAGATTGAGCAAACTAAATCTAATCTCTATGAACAAGGTGCAAATGTTAAAAGGAAGTATAGTTCAACGGCTTATAACAACCTAGATATTTATCAAGTCAATTGTACCTATTACTCTGCATTAGGAGATAATGATGCAGCCTATTTACTAGCTAGAGCTATACAATTTTTCGCACCGGGTATTCCGCAGGTTTATTATGTAGGGCTATTTGCTGGAAAGAATGATATTGAATTATTAGAGAAAACTAAGAATGGAAGAGATATTAATAGACATTATTATACATTAGAAGAAATCCAGCAAGAGACTCAAAGGGATGTAGTTAATAAATTATTTAAGTTAATGGCATTTAGAAATAATTATAAGGCATTTGATGGAGAGATGATTATACATCCTACGGAATATGAAAATAAGCTAAAGATAGAGTGGATTAATAATGAATACAGAGCAGTATTAGAAGCCGACTTAAAGCAAAAAAGCTTTAATATCCTATATAAAGATATAGCAGAAGCAGTTTTTAAACAACTTGAACTATAG